Proteins co-encoded in one Anopheles moucheti chromosome X, idAnoMoucSN_F20_07, whole genome shotgun sequence genomic window:
- the LOC128306727 gene encoding serine/threonine-protein kinase D3, translating into MAGDDITFIFQFGNLRDITTVESSALTLKTLKELACEFINSKIPENGLNRLPERLLLFRHDYESHNVLQMVTSASDIVDETLVEIVLTANQTLLPPANSGPALHRNNVPIAQEDIPLVRPHALNVHSYKAPTFCDFCGEMLFGLVRQGLKCDGCGLNYHKRCAIKVPNNCSRVEHTGVLQQSQSQQHSNGSGNSGSGRRSGSAGGGLLSSMTAAVMPARSPSGGSSNSLASDETAGAGTMLSTTLRQSRSPSLTSRGVVGGHPIKIPHSFSIHTYTRPTVCQYCKKLLRGLFKQGVQCRDCHYNAHKKCIEKVPKDCTGENTQPVDVHDDRSLSSDRELLYKDDPEDESDFDDNPFGQAGRRSGGVGGVGPMPGAAPAKEGIGKDAPAGGEGSPGKMNGGNAVPAPAYHLLDDSDDNRLEVICEQSRQSSSNSSSSPSANIPLMRIVQSVKHTKRRDGRATKEGWLVHFTSKEKTIKRHYWRLDSKAITLFVSDQGSKYYKEIPLNEIVAVEAARTLQGEVLHCFEIRTATVDYYVGQDPLYNMKHHTDPVLALPPPDSGVGAYLAKSWETAIRQALMPVQTGTGRSEAHGTGGGTSEPEERVTDMSQLYQIFPDEVLGSGQFGIVYGGVHRKTHRAVAIKVIDKLRFPTKQEAQLKNEVAILQNLSHAGVVNLERMFETPERIFVVMEKLKGDMLEMILSHQNGRLNERVTKFLITQILVALKYLHSRNIVHCDLKPENVLLSSDNEFPQVKLCDFGFARIIGEKSFRRSVVGTPAYLAPEVLRNKGYNRSLDMWSVGVIIYVSLSGTFPFNEDEDINDQIQNAAFMYPPNPWKEISSDAIDLINNLLQVKQRKRFTVDKSLLHCWLQDLQTWNDLRGLESQVGLRYLTHESDDARWAVTAGSGCHTGGGGP; encoded by the exons ATGGCCGGTGACGACATTACCTTCATCTTCCAGTTTGGGAATCTGCGCGACATCACCACAGTGGAGTCGAGTGCACTCACACTCAAAACACTCAAAGAGCTGGCCTGTGAATTCATCAACAGTAAG ATCCCAGAGAATGGTTTAAATCGGCTACCGGAACGGTTGCTGCTCTTCCGGCACGATTACGAATCGCACAATGTACTGCAGATGGTGACGTCCGCTTCCGACATCGTAGACGAGACGCTGGTTGAGATTGTGCTCACTGCCAACC AAACGTTGCTTCCACCGGCGAACAGTGGACCGGCACTGCACCGGAACAATGTGCCGATTGCTCAAGAGGACATACCGCTGGTGCGGCCCCACGCACTGAACGTTCACTCGTACAAGGCGCCCACCTTTTGCGACTTTTGCGGCGAGATGCTGTTCGGGCTGGTACGGCAGGGGTTGAAGTGTGACGGGTGCGGGCTCAACTACCACAAGCGCTGTGCGATCAAAGTGCCAAACAACTGCAGCCGGGTGGAGCACACCGGCGTGCTGCAGCAGTcccagtcgcagcagcacagCAACGGCAGCGGCAACAGTGGCAGTGGCCGTCGGTCCGGTTCCGCCGGGGGCGGGCTGCTGTCCTCGATGACGGCCGCTGTCATGCCGGCCCGCAGCCCATCCGGCGGTTCCAGCAACTCACTAGCGTCCGACGAAACAGCCGGCGCCGGAACAATGCTG TCTACTACCCTGCGCCAGAGTCGGTCACCATCGCTGACGAGCCGTGGTGTCGTCGGTGGCCACCCGATCAAAATCCCGCACAGCTTCTCCATCCATACGTACACCCGGCCGACGGTGTGTCAGTACTGCAAGAAGCTGCTGCGCGGGCTCTTCAAACAGGGCGTCCAGTGCCGGGACTGCCACTACAACGCGCACAAAAAGTGCATCGAGAAGGTGCCGAAGGATTGTACGGGCGAGAACACACAGCCGGTAGACGTGCACGACGATCGCAGCCTGTCGAGCGATCGCGAGCTGCTGTACAAGGACGACCCAGAAGACGAGAGTGACTTTGATGACAATCCGTTCGGTCAGGCGGGCCGACGATCGGGAGGCGTTGGTGGTGTGGGCCCGATGCCCGGTGCGGCGCCGGCAAAGGAAGGTATCGGGAAAGATGCACCAGCCGGTGGAGAAGGTTCACCGGGAAAGATGAACGGTGGTAATGCGGTACCGGCACCGGCGTACCATCTGCTGGACGACTCCGACGACAACCGGCTGGAGGTGATCTGCGAGCAATCGCGCCAATCGTCGAGCAATTCGTCGTCCTCGCCAAGTGCCAACATACCGCTGATGCGCATCGTACAGTCGGTGAAGCACACCAAGCGTCGGGATGGGCGCGCCACGAAGGAGGGCTGGCTGGTGCACTTTACCAGCAAGGAGAAAACGATCAAGCGCCATTACTGGCGGCTCGATTCGAAGGCAATCACGCTGTTCGTGTCGGACCAGGGCAGCAAGTACTACAAGGAGATACCGCTGAACGAGATCGTGGCGGTGGAGGCAGCACGAACCCTGCAGGGTGAGGTGCTCCACTGCTTCGAGATACGGACCGCGACGGTCGACTACTACGTCGGGCAGGACCCGCTGTACAACATGAAGCATCACACCGATCCGGTGCTGGCGTTACCACCGCCGGACAGTGGCGTCGGTGCCTATCTGGCAAAGAGCTGGGAAACCGCCATCCGGCAGGCACTGATGCCGGTCCAGACCGGTACGGGGCGGTCGGAGGCGCACGGTACGGGCGGTGGTACGAGCGAACCGGAGGAGCGCGTCACCGACATGAGCCAGCTGTATCAGATCTTCCCGGACGAGGTGCTCGGCTCCGGACAGTTCGGGATcgtgtacggtggtgtgcACCGAAAGACCCACCGGGCGGTCGCGATCAAGGTGATCGACAAGTTGCGCTTCCCTACCAAGCAGGAGGCGCAGCTTAAGAACGAGGTAGCGATACTGCAGAACCTGTCCCACGCGGGTGTCGTCAATCTGGAGCGCATGTTCGAAACACCGGAGCGAATCTTCGTCGTGATGGAGAAGCTAAAGGGAGACATGCTGGAGATGATACTATCGCATCAGAACGGTCGTCTAAATGAGCGCGTCACCAAATTTCTCATCACGCAA ATACTCGTTGCCCTGAAGTACCTGCACAGCCGTAACATCGTACATTGCGACCTCAAGCCAGAGAATGTGCTGCTTTCGTCGGACAACGAATTTCCGCAAGTGAAGTTGTGCGATTTCGGGTTTGCTCGCATCATCGGGGAGAAATCGTTCCGACGGTCGGTCGTCGGTACACCCGCTTACTTGG CACCGGAAGTACTGCGCAACAAGGGCTACAACCGGTCGCTGGACATGTGGAGCGTTGGCGTCATCATCTACGTCAGCTTGAGCGGTACCTTTCCCTTCAACGAGGATGAGGACATTAACGATCAAATCCAGAACGCCGCCTTCATGTACCCGCCAAACCCCTGGAAGGAGATCTCCTCCGATG CAATCGATCTGATCAACAACCTGCTGCAGGTGAAGCAACGGAAACGGTTCACGGTGGACAAGAGTCTGCTGCACTGCTGGCTCCAGGATCTGCAAACCTGGAACGATCTCCGCGGGCTCGAGTCACAGGTTGGCTTGCGCTATCTGACGCACGAATCGGACGATGCCCGGTGGGCGGTGACGGCCGGCAGCGGATGCCAtaccggtggcggtggtccATGA